The following coding sequences lie in one Apium graveolens cultivar Ventura chromosome 1, ASM990537v1, whole genome shotgun sequence genomic window:
- the LOC141713273 gene encoding polyadenylate-binding protein 6-like, giving the protein MWSHRDPLARKNGVANLYVKNIYSSITNARLHTIFSKYGTILSCKVAEENGKSKGFGFVQFDSEDFALSAIAAMHQSFLEGKYVSKFIKKHERENACEESNFINLYVEYLSEDVTEDVLRERFSEYGNISSVVIMKDSAGVSNRFGFIGFNLHEDAKKAMEALNGAIIGSNKLYVGKAQRKDERKDQLVYAKKELLNYHTQKLKASNLFVKNLNISIDDRKLEHIFGAYGKVTSARVMRHYDGFSKGFGFVNFSTVEEAKMALDSINGTIVEGTCLHVTAAWYREEHRNNWQDYFVLLSPSLYTPNYSGFPSPNLAYSYSAPFISDYIFASRMNLSQKNTNQYATSSCTFAAHSYQGTEARKVKGMESINVTYAIGSNIRIDGRGPEVMRIVPRLNEVYDTTHWRILYGFLHLLLTALTYDFRSAICIYVSVLYALDVNVERAKDVIVHKKY; this is encoded by the exons ATGTGGAGCCACAGAGATCCTCTTGCACGAAAGAATGGTGTTGCTAATCTCTATGTCAAGAATATTTACTCTTCAATTACCAATGCTCGCTTGCACACCATTTTCTCCAAATATGGAACTATACTTTCTTGCAAGGTGGCTGAGGAAAATGGCAAGAGTAAGGGCTTTGGATTCGTGCAATTTGATTCTGAGGACTTTGCCCTTTCTGCTATAGCTGCTATGCATCAATCTTTTCTTGAGGGGAA ATATGTGTCCAAGTTTATAAAGAAGCATGAGAGGGAGAATGCATGTGAAGAAtcaaattttataaatttatatgtGGAGTATCTTAGCGAAGATGTTACAGAGGATGTCCTTCGTGAAAGGTTTTCAGAATATGGGAACATCTCCAGTGTGGTCATCATGAAGGACAGTGCTGGAGTATCAAACAGATTTGGGTTTATTGGATTCAATTTACATGAAGATGCTAAGAAGGCCATGGAGGCTCTGAATGGTGCCATTATTG GATCAAATAAGCTGTATGTAGGGAAGGCTCAGAGAAAAGATGAAAGGAAAGATCAGTTAGTATATGCCAAGAAAGAGTTGTTGAACTACCACACACAGAAATTGAAGGCCTCAAATCTATTTGTAAAGAATCTCAACATATCCATCGATGACAGAAAATTAGAGCATATCTTTGGTGCTTACGGGAAGGTGACTTCAGCAAGAGTGATGCGTCATTATGATGGGTTTAGCAAGGGATTTGGCTTTGTAAACTTCTCTACTGTGGAAGAAGCAAAAATGGCTCTGGATTCAATAAATG GAACTATTGTGGAAGGAACATGTCTTCATGTGACTGCTGCTTGGTATAGAGAAGAACACAGAAATAATTGGCAAGATTATTTTGTACTCCTTTCCCCATCTCTTTATACTCCCAACTACAGTGGTTTTCCTTCTCCAAACCTTGCATACAGCTACAGTGCCCCCTTTATTTCAGATTATATTTTTGCATCACGCATGAACTTAAGCCAGAAAAACACCAATCAGTATGCTACATCATCATGTACCTTTGCAGCACACAGTTACCAGGGAACTGAAGCACGCA AGGTGAAGGGTATGGAAAGCATTAATGTTACATATGCAATTGGTTCTAATATTCGAATTGATGGTAGAGGTCCAGAGGTCATGCGAATTGTCCCGCGGTTAAATGAGGTATACGACACTACTCACTGGAGGATACTTTATGGTTTTCTTCACTTACTTTTGACTGCATTAACTTATGATTTTAGATCAGCTATATGTATATATGTTTCTGTTTT gtATGCGCTAGATGTGAATGTTGAGAGAGCAAAAGATGTTATTGTCCACAAGAAGTATTGA